GGACGGCGGCGGGCGACGGGGTCTGCGGGCTGGACGCGGGGAAGGCGCTGGGGCGCCTGGGGTGGTGAGCGCGTAGGTGGGGCTCGTGGGTCGCGCTCGTAGGCCGGGCCGGTCGGTCGTGCTCGTCGGTCGTGCTCGTCGGTCGTGCTCGTCGGTCGTGCTCGAAGTGGTTCGTCCGCCCTGCCTCGAGGCCGGGGGCGCGTTGCCCCCGGGCCTCTGCCGCGGGGAGGCGGGCAAGGTTGCGAGGGTAGGCTAACCTAACCTCGTGTTGGTCGACAGTCCCTCCCGTGCGAGCGCGGAACCGGTTGCCGTCGTCCAGGAATCGACGCGCCGTCAGATGAGGCGGGCCGTCGGACTGGGCGTTGGGGTCGGGATCCTGCTGCTGGTCTGTGTCCTGAGCATCATGGTCGGCGCCAAACCGGTGCCGGTCGGCGATGTCTGGCACGGACTGTTCCAGAACAGCGGCGTCGGCAACGACGTCATCGTCCACGACGTGCGTGTGCCACGCACCCTCCTCGGGCTGCTCGTCGGCGTCGCCCTCGGGCTGTCCGGCGCCGTGATGCAGGGGCTCACCCGCAACCCGCTCGCCGAGCCCGGACTGCTCGGCGTCAACGCCGGCGCCGCCGCGGCCGTCGTCTCCGCGATCGCGTTCCTCGGGGTCTCCGACGTCGGCGACTTCGTCTGGTTCGCCTTCGCCGGAGCCGCTGTGGTGTCCGTCGTCGTGTACGTGCTCGGCGGCAGCCGCAGCGCCACCCCCGTACGCCTCGCCCTCGCCGGCACCGCCGCGACCGCAGCGCTGTACGGGTACGTCAACGCCGTCCAGCTGCTCAACTCCGCGGCGCTCGACCAGCTCCGCTTCTGGACCGTCGGCTCGCTCGCCTCCGCCGACATGGCGACCGTCCGGCGCGTCGCGCCGTTCATCCTCCTCGGCGTCGTCATCGCGCTGCTGATCGCCCGGCCGCTCAACGCCATGGAGATGGGCGACGACACGGCCCGCGCGCTCGGCGCGAACCTCAACCGCACCCGCCTCCTCGCGATGCTCGCCGTCACCCTCATGTGCGGCGCCGCGACCGCCGCCTGCGGGCCGATCGTGTTCATCGGGCTGATGGTCCCGTACCTCGTCCGTGCGATCACCGGCCCGGACATGCGGTGGATCCTGCCGTACGCCGCCGTCCTCTCGCCCGTCCTCCTGTTGGGCTCCGACATCGTCGGTCGGATCGTCGCGCGCCCCTCCGAACTCCAGGTCGGGATCGTCACCGCGCTCGTCGGCGGGCCCGTCTTCATCCACCTCGTCCGCCGCAAGAGGATGGCCAAGCTGTGAGCACCGAGCCGGCGACCGAGACCGAGACCGAGACCAAGACCAAGACCGAGGCCAGGACCAACACCCGGAGGGCGTCCTCCACCAGGGCGATGCGGACCGCCGGCGGGATCTCCCTGCGGTACGAGCCGCGGGCCGTCGTCTCCGCACTCGCGCTGCTCGTCCTCGCGCTCGCCGCCGCGGTCGTCCTCATCGGCACCGGCGACTTCCCCATCGCCCCCGGCGACGTCGTCGCCACGCTGCTCGGCGACGGCACCGCCGTCCAGGAGTTCGCGGTCATGGAACTGCGGCTGCCCCGCGTCCTCGTCGCCGTGTTGGTCGGCGTCTCGCTCGGCATGGGCGGCGCCGTCTTCCAGTCGGTCTCGCGCAACCCGCTCGGCAGCCCCGACGTCATCGGCTTCGGGCAGGGCGCGACCGTCGGCGCGCTCTCCGTCATCGTGCTCTTCCAGGGCGACGCGACCGCCGCCGCGGCCGGGGCGGTCGTCGGCGGTCTGGTCACCGGCGCGGTGATCTACCTCCTCGCCTGGAAGCGCGGCGTGCACGGCTACCGGCTGGTCCTCGTCGGCATCGGCGCGGCGGCCATGCTGACCGCCGTCATCCACTACCTCATCACCAAGGCCAGCCTCGTGGACGCGACCCGCGCCACGGTGTGGATGACCGGCTCCCTCGACGGCCGCGACTGGGCCCAATTCTGGCCGCTGTTCTGGGTCTGCTGCGTGCTGCTGCCGGTCGTGCTCGGCCACGGCCGCGCGCTGCGCATGCTGGAGATGGGCGACGACGCCGCGTACGCGCTGGGCGTCGGCGTCGAGCGGACCCGCGTCGTGCTGATGGCCTCCGCCGTGGTGCTGGTCTCCGTGGCCACGGCCGCGGCGGGCCCCATCGTCTTCGTCTCGCTGAGCGCGCCCCAGCTGGCCCGCCGCCTCACGCGCTCCCCGGGACCCAACCTCGCGGCATCCGCCCTCATGGGCGCGGTGCTGCTGCTGGTCGCCGACTGGACGGCCACGCAGGCGTTCGGCGACCGCCAGCTCCCCGTCGGCGTCGTCACGGGCGTCCTCGGCGGCTGCTATCTGCTGTGGCTGCTCGTCACCGAGCGCAAGGCGGGACGGATATGACCCACGACAAGAAGCACGGGAGTACGGGCATGGACGGTCAGGCGCAGCGGCAGCGACTCGGAGCCGACGCGGTCACCCTCGCCTACGAGCAGCGGGTCATCGCCCGCGACCTGTCCGTCGAGATCCCGGACAACTCCTTCACGGTCATCGTCGGCCCCAACGCCTGCGGCAAGTCGACCCTCCTGCGCGCCCTGTCGCGGATGCTCAAGCCGGCCGAGGGCCGGGTACTGCTCGACGGGCAGTCCATCCACTCCCTGCCCGCGAAGAAGGTCGCGCGCACGCTCGGCCTGCTGCCGCAGTCCTCGATCGCGCCGGACGGCATCACCGTCGCCGACCTCGTCGCGCGCGGCCGCTACCCGCACCAGGGCCTGCTGCGGCAGTGGTCGCCGGAGGACGAGCGGATCGTGGGCGAGTCGATGGCCGCGACCGGCGTCGCCGAGCTGGCGGACCGCATGGTCGACGAGCTGTCCGGCGGTCAGCGGCAGCGGGTGTGGATCGCGATGGCGCTCGCCCAGCAGACGCCGCTGCTGCTGCTCGACGAGCCGACGACGTACCTCGACATCCAGCACCAGATCGACATCCTCGACCTGTGCGCCGAGCTGCACGAGAACGAGGGCCGGACGCTCGTCGCCGTCCTGCACGACCTGAACCACGCGGCCCGGTACGCGACCCACCTCATCGCCGTCCGGGACGGCGAGGTCGTCGCGGAGGGCCCGCCGGCCGAGGTGGTCACGGCGGAGCTGGTCGAGCGGGTCTTCGGGCTGCGCTGCCAGGTCATCGACGACCCGGAGACCGGGACGCC
This sequence is a window from Streptomyces sp. HUAS YS2. Protein-coding genes within it:
- a CDS encoding FecCD family ABC transporter permease; translated protein: MRTAGGISLRYEPRAVVSALALLVLALAAAVVLIGTGDFPIAPGDVVATLLGDGTAVQEFAVMELRLPRVLVAVLVGVSLGMGGAVFQSVSRNPLGSPDVIGFGQGATVGALSVIVLFQGDATAAAAGAVVGGLVTGAVIYLLAWKRGVHGYRLVLVGIGAAAMLTAVIHYLITKASLVDATRATVWMTGSLDGRDWAQFWPLFWVCCVLLPVVLGHGRALRMLEMGDDAAYALGVGVERTRVVLMASAVVLVSVATAAAGPIVFVSLSAPQLARRLTRSPGPNLAASALMGAVLLLVADWTATQAFGDRQLPVGVVTGVLGGCYLLWLLVTERKAGRI
- a CDS encoding iron chelate uptake ABC transporter family permease subunit, with the protein product MVDSPSRASAEPVAVVQESTRRQMRRAVGLGVGVGILLLVCVLSIMVGAKPVPVGDVWHGLFQNSGVGNDVIVHDVRVPRTLLGLLVGVALGLSGAVMQGLTRNPLAEPGLLGVNAGAAAAVVSAIAFLGVSDVGDFVWFAFAGAAVVSVVVYVLGGSRSATPVRLALAGTAATAALYGYVNAVQLLNSAALDQLRFWTVGSLASADMATVRRVAPFILLGVVIALLIARPLNAMEMGDDTARALGANLNRTRLLAMLAVTLMCGAATAACGPIVFIGLMVPYLVRAITGPDMRWILPYAAVLSPVLLLGSDIVGRIVARPSELQVGIVTALVGGPVFIHLVRRKRMAKL
- a CDS encoding ABC transporter ATP-binding protein, whose amino-acid sequence is MTHDKKHGSTGMDGQAQRQRLGADAVTLAYEQRVIARDLSVEIPDNSFTVIVGPNACGKSTLLRALSRMLKPAEGRVLLDGQSIHSLPAKKVARTLGLLPQSSIAPDGITVADLVARGRYPHQGLLRQWSPEDERIVGESMAATGVAELADRMVDELSGGQRQRVWIAMALAQQTPLLLLDEPTTYLDIQHQIDILDLCAELHENEGRTLVAVLHDLNHAARYATHLIAVRDGEVVAEGPPAEVVTAELVERVFGLRCQVIDDPETGTPLVVPAGRGARRRAAGAGEQERERSVEAGEQPALQK